In the Dama dama isolate Ldn47 chromosome 13, ASM3311817v1, whole genome shotgun sequence genome, one interval contains:
- the ARRDC4 gene encoding arrestin domain-containing protein 4: MGGEAGSAAAAAGFEGRVKSLGLVFEDERKGCYSSGETVAGHVLLEAAEPVALRALRLEAQGRATAAWGPSAGAAAPAAASEVEYLNVRLSLREPPAGEGILLLQPGKHEFPFSFQLPSEPLVTSFTGKYGSIQYCVRAVLERPQAPDQSVKRELQVVSHIDVNTPALLTPVLKTQEKMVGCWFFTSGPVSLSAKIERKGYCNGEAIPIYAEIENCSSRLIVPKAAIFQTQTYLASGKTKTVRLMVANVRGNHIASGSTDTWNGKTLKIPPVTPSILDCCIIRVDYSLAVYIHIPGAKKLMLELPLVIGTVPYNGFGSRNSSVASQFIMDMSWLTLTLPEQPEAPPNYADVVSEEEFSRHVPPYPQPPNCEGESCCPMFACIQEFRFQPPPLYSEIDPHPSDVEESQPVSFIL; encoded by the exons ATGGGCGGCGAGGCGGGgtccgcggcggcggcggcgggcttCGAGGGCCGCGTGAAGAGCCTGGGTCTGGTGTTCGAAGACGAGCGCAAGGGCTGCTACTCGAGCGGCGAGACCGTGGCTGGACACGTGCTGCTGGAGGCGGCTGAGCCGGTGGCCCTGCGCGCGCTGCGTCTGGAGGCCCAGGGCCGCGCGACCGCCGCCTGGGGCCCGAGCGCCGGTGCCGCTGCCCCGGCGGCCGCCTCGGAGGTGGAGTACCTCAACGTGCGCCTCAGCCTGCGCGAACCCCCGGCCG GGGAAGGCATCCTCTTACTACAGCCTGGAAAACATGAATTTCCATTTAGTTTTCAGCTTCCATCTGA acCTCTGGTAACCTCCTTCACTGGGAAATATGGAAGCATTCAGTACTGTGTGAGAGCGGTTTTGGAGCGACCCCAGGCACCTGATCAGAGCGTTAAGCGGGAACTCCAGGTCGTCAGTCACATCGATGTCAACACACCAGCATTACTA ACCCCTGTATTGAAAACTCAAGAGAAAATGGTTGGCTGTTGGTTTTTCACTTCTGGTCCAGTCTCGCTGAGTGCCAAAATTGAAAGAAAGGGATACTGCAATG gaGAAGCTATTCCGATCTATGCAGAAATAGAGAATTGTTCCTCGCGTCTGATTGTTCCCAAAGCTGCCATTTTCCAGACTCAGACATACCTGGCCAGCGGGAAGACAAAGACCGTGCGGCTCATGGTGGCCAACGTGCGCGGGAACCACATCGCCTCCGGGAGCACCGACACCTGGAACGGGAAGACCCTCAAGATCCCGCCCGTGACCCCGTCCATCCTGGACTGCTGCATCATCCGCGTGGACTACTCCTTAGCC GTGTATATTCACATTCCTGGTGCTAAAAAGTTGATGCTCGAGCTGCCGTTAGTGATTGGCACAGTTCCATACAATGGTTTTGGCAGCAGAAACTCCAGCGTTGCCAGCCAGTTCATTATGGATATGAGCTGGTTGACACTGACTCTGCCAGAACAGCCCGAAG caccaccaaattaTGCAGACGTGGTGTCAGAGGAAGAATTCTCTAGACATGTTCCTCCTTACCCTCAGCCCCCTAATTGTGAGGGAGAGTCATGCTGTCCTATGTTTGCCTGCATTCAGGAATTCCGATTTCAGCCTCCACCACTTTATTCAGAG